The following proteins are encoded in a genomic region of Sebastes fasciatus isolate fSebFas1 chromosome 12, fSebFas1.pri, whole genome shotgun sequence:
- the styk1b gene encoding tyrosine-protein kinase STYK1b gives MSSVSDADFRCKHGDTICEIRVYEQEVIIVPILLLASFIVTLVFILLLRYCPEKVDRIRPQSLKSKSKSGTRRILHGIDAPLGIREHVLEHESIALDLPSSYSTFTPPYPYVSKPLSRSVSTISVPPSPTQPPPQPEFNHIFTPIVQPRELPRQRLPESFNLVTPLPVAFSLRSDSSVSLYRARMENRNVVLRVLNDTADATERHSFLGFASFLAQLGPHPFLPELLGVVSLRAPLVTVVEELENRDLLSFLWRCRQENVDSPCELNERRIFTMAKQVASALEFLHSKDLLHGNIRARSVLVTKEYTAKLWGLHGVYTRKNQEVTQRDESCMKKWKAPELLARRPPSQSSDIWSFGILLYEMATLGEAPFAEIPVTELLQFHQRGKSLKKPSNCSNSLYSVIKGCCQWKDQDRPSLAEVSRKIVSGEKSASDKVLKVSGTVNIEQYLHEAGYGEANSYTVF, from the exons ATGTCTTCAGTATCAGACGCAGACTTCCGCTGCAAGCATGGAGATACTATCTGTG AGATCCGAGTGTACGAGCAGGAGGTGATCATCGTGCCCATCCTGCTGCTGGCCAGCTTCATCGTCACTCTGGTCTTCATTCTCCTGCTGCGCTATTGTCCAGAGAAAGTCGACCGCATCCGTCCTCAGTCCTtaaagtcaaagtcaaagtcGGGCACCAGGAGAATTCTGCATGGCATCGATG CTCCACTAGGTATCAGAGAGCATGTCCTGGAGCATGAAAGCATCGCCCTGGACTTGCCCAGTTCCTACTCCACCTTCACCCCCCCGTACCCTTACGTCTCCAAACCCCTCTCCAGATCTGTCTCCACAATCTCTGTCCCGCCCAGCCCTACACAGCCCCCACCACAGCCTGAATTCAACCACATTTTCACTCCCATCGTCCAACCCAGAGAGTTGCCCCGCCAGAGGCTGCCCGAGTCCTTCAACCTGGTCACCCCTCTGCCTGTCGCCTTCTCCCTGCGCTCCGACTCCTCCGTGTCCCTCTACAGGGCCCGCATGGAAAACAGGAATGTGGTGCTGCGAGTCCTAAATG ACACTGCTGATGCCACAGAAAGACACAGCTTCCTGGGCTTTGCGTCGTTCCTGGCCCAGCTGGGACCACATCCCTTCCTGCCAGAGCTTCTTGGTGTGGTCTCACTTCGAGCTCCTCTGGTTACAGTTGTGGAAGAGCTGGAGAACAGAGACCTGCTCAGCTTCCTGTGGCGATGCAGACAG GAAAATGTGGATTCTCCATGTGAGTTGAATGAGAGACGAATATTTACCATGGCCAAACAGGTGGCCTCTGCACTG GAGTTCCTTCACAGCAAAGATCTTCTGCATGGAAACATTCGTGCCCGCAGCGTACTGGTCACCAAGGAGTACACGGCCAAGCTTTGGGGCCTGCATGGGGTCTACACGAGGAAGAACCAAGAAGTCACTCAGAGAGACGAATCCTGCATGAAGAAGTGGAAAGCACCAGAGCTGTTAGCCAGAAGACCCCCCAGTCAGAGCAGTGACAT CTGGTCATTTGGCATCTTACTGTATGAAATGGCCACATTGG GTGAAGCTCCATTTGCAGAAATCCCAGTTACTGAGCTTCTACAGTTTCATCAACGAgggaaaagtctgaaaaaacctTCCAACTGTTCCAACTCGCT atacTCCGTCATTAAGGGTTGCTGCCAGTGGAAGGACCAAGATCGACCCTCTCTGGCTGAGGTCAGCCGCAAGATTGTCTCAGGAGAGAAAAGTGCCTCTGACAAAGTCCTCAAGGTGTCTGGGACAGTGAATATTGAGCAGTACCTACACGAAGCAGGATACGGGGAAGCCAACAGCTACACTGTTTTCTGA